Proteins from one Nitrobacteraceae bacterium AZCC 2146 genomic window:
- a CDS encoding SAM-dependent methyltransferase (product_source=COG0500; cog=COG0500; superfamily=53335), producing MAVRDSDRPKVLAHDRFITDRAAFADLDLPARFRRIHDINLWGAETSVSGLGSETDATLVLRTELPRLLERLGVTSLLDAPCGDAGWINQTELKVRYVGADIVPAIVERLQARAAAGEIAGDYRLADITHDPLPQCDAILCRDGLVHLSFANIAKAVSNFQRLGAQWLIATTFPEWQSNADCEDGDWRALNFARPPFAWGPPVDLINENCDEAGGGWRDKSLGVWRLAEIPSGGGF from the coding sequence ATGGCTGTTCGCGACTCCGATCGGCCGAAGGTACTGGCGCACGACCGTTTCATCACCGATCGGGCGGCGTTTGCCGATCTCGATCTGCCGGCGCGCTTCCGCCGCATCCACGACATCAACCTGTGGGGCGCGGAAACGTCGGTTTCCGGGTTGGGTTCGGAGACCGACGCGACATTGGTACTGCGAACGGAACTGCCCCGCCTGCTCGAAAGACTCGGCGTCACCTCGCTGCTCGATGCGCCCTGCGGCGATGCGGGCTGGATCAACCAGACCGAGTTGAAAGTCCGCTATGTCGGCGCCGATATCGTGCCGGCGATTGTTGAGCGATTGCAGGCCCGCGCCGCGGCGGGTGAAATCGCAGGCGACTATCGTCTCGCCGACATCACCCACGATCCCCTCCCCCAATGCGATGCGATCCTGTGCCGCGATGGTCTCGTGCATCTGTCGTTCGCCAACATCGCCAAGGCCGTTTCAAACTTTCAGCGATTGGGGGCGCAATGGCTGATCGCGACGACCTTTCCGGAGTGGCAGAGCAACGCGGATTGCGAGGACGGCGACTGGCGCGCGCTGAATTTCGCGCGCCCGCCATTTGCATGGGGACCGCCTGTCGATCTCATCAACGAGAATTGCGACGAGGCTGGCGGCGGCTGGCGCGACAAGAGTCTGGGCGTGTGGCGTCTCGCCGAGATCCCGAGCGGTGGCGGCTTCTAG
- a CDS encoding hypothetical protein (product_source=Hypo-rule applied): MHHPKEAFAGRAISAGFDLYRRDSRLFRRFWQDRRRSPDKAAPDRHKSEKDRRCPFPKQPGIGTYPSHRGLCPGCLLRKPPDWDRSAPLALADFVPFLVSRRFGAGWSSPVARQAHNLKVIGSNPIPATKLLNKNPAISIDCDEIAFSRQDVPNAPGRLGRDIDFDGLDTAVAAGEARRKIIASELPPGEVAARTEDHDEEGDQPAFSIAPHGLDRFIDRRRQPIG; the protein is encoded by the coding sequence ATGCATCACCCGAAAGAAGCCTTTGCGGGACGAGCGATTTCAGCGGGTTTCGACCTCTATCGGCGCGATTCTCGGCTGTTTCGCCGTTTCTGGCAAGATCGCCGCCGCTCGCCCGACAAAGCCGCGCCGGATCGTCATAAATCCGAAAAAGATCGCCGCTGCCCCTTTCCAAAGCAGCCGGGCATTGGTACATACCCCTCGCACCGTGGGCTTTGCCCCGGTTGCCTTCTCAGGAAGCCTCCGGACTGGGATCGATCGGCGCCTTTGGCGTTGGCCGACTTCGTGCCGTTCTTGGTTTCCCGAAGGTTTGGCGCGGGGTGGAGCAGCCCGGTAGCTCGTCAGGCTCATAACCTGAAGGTCATAGGTTCAAATCCTATCCCCGCAACCAAACTTCTTAACAAAAACCCAGCAATCTCAATAGATTGTGACGAAATCGCCTTCTCTCGCCAGGATGTCCCGAATGCGCCCGGGCGCCTTGGTCGCGATATCGATTTCGACGGCCTCGATACGGCCGTTGCCGCTGGCGAAGCTAGGCGGAAGATTATCGCCTCCGAGCTTCCGCCAGGCGAAGTAGCCGCCCGCACCGAGGACCACGACGAGGAGGGCGATCAGCCAGCGTTTTCGATTGCTCCTCATGGTCTAGACCGCTTCATCGACCGGCGGCGTCAGCCGATTGGTTGA